One window of Marinomonas primoryensis genomic DNA carries:
- the aroB gene encoding 3-dehydroquinate synthase — MRTLTVDLGDRSYPIFIGRGIRQQKALFDDAIHGKQVMIVTNETIAPLYLDSMVAMLSVDYHVDTCVLPDGEVFKTLDTYGMIMTALLEAKHNRTTTVIALGGGVVGDMAGFAASTYQRGVPFIQVPTTLLSQVDSSVGGKTGVNHPLGKNMIGAFYQPQAVIIDTETLLSLPQRELSAGMAEVIKYGLICDVPFFDWLEQEMPHLMALDNDKISDAIYRSCLAKANVVSQDEREGGIRAILNLGHTFGHAIETEMGYGNWLHGEAVAVGSVLAIDLSWRMGNLTEHDVSRSVALFQAANLPVLPPENMTVDCFIERMALDKKVLDGSLRLVLLGALGEAIVTSDFPMEDFNACLLDALEASKQANLT, encoded by the coding sequence ATGCGCACGTTAACCGTTGATCTCGGCGACCGCAGCTATCCTATTTTTATTGGTAGAGGCATTCGTCAGCAGAAAGCTCTTTTCGACGATGCTATTCATGGCAAGCAAGTCATGATAGTGACCAATGAAACCATCGCGCCTTTGTATCTTGACTCTATGGTTGCCATGCTGTCCGTGGATTATCACGTAGACACGTGTGTGTTGCCTGATGGTGAAGTGTTTAAAACATTGGATACGTACGGCATGATCATGACAGCGCTGTTGGAAGCGAAGCACAATCGCACGACAACCGTAATTGCTTTAGGCGGCGGTGTCGTTGGTGATATGGCGGGTTTTGCTGCGTCAACGTATCAACGAGGCGTGCCCTTTATTCAAGTTCCGACGACTTTGTTGTCACAAGTGGACTCTTCTGTCGGCGGAAAAACCGGTGTTAATCACCCACTTGGTAAAAATATGATAGGCGCGTTCTATCAGCCGCAAGCCGTTATTATTGATACCGAAACGCTATTGAGTCTGCCTCAACGCGAGTTGTCTGCTGGCATGGCGGAAGTCATTAAATATGGTCTGATTTGTGATGTGCCGTTTTTCGATTGGCTAGAGCAAGAAATGCCTCACTTGATGGCGTTGGACAATGACAAAATCAGCGACGCTATTTATCGATCTTGTTTGGCGAAAGCCAATGTGGTTTCTCAAGACGAGAGAGAAGGCGGTATTCGTGCTATTTTAAATTTGGGCCATACTTTTGGCCATGCAATTGAAACGGAAATGGGGTACGGAAATTGGCTGCACGGCGAAGCTGTCGCTGTGGGTAGTGTGTTGGCGATTGACCTTTCTTGGCGCATGGGGAATTTAACGGAGCACGATGTCAGCCGTTCTGTGGCGCTTTTTCAAGCGGCCAATTTACCGGTATTGCCGCCTGAAAATATGACGGTTGATTGCTTTATCGAGCGCATGGCGTTGGATAAAAAAGTACTAGATGGCAGTTTACGTTTGGTTTTACTAGGCGCGCTGGGTGAGGCTATAGTGACATCGGACTTTCCGATGGAGGACTTCAATGCCTGCCTTCTGGACGCACTTGAAGCGAGTAAGCAAGCGAATCTTACTTAA
- a CDS encoding shikimate kinase, whose translation MIKAPNIILVGPMGAGKTTIGRLISQSMGKEFYDLDKVIEDNAGADIPWIFEREGEEGFRRRETHALSAIVQSDTGDCVFATGGGIVMREENRDILRDNALVVYLYASVAQQLYRTSKSNHRPLLQTGDPKAILKKLFEVRDPLYREVATLIIETDARHPRSVANRVLDAIRRHLKMETTVS comes from the coding sequence ATGATAAAAGCCCCCAATATTATTTTAGTAGGCCCAATGGGCGCAGGAAAAACGACGATAGGCCGTTTGATTTCTCAATCAATGGGCAAAGAGTTCTATGATCTAGATAAAGTCATAGAAGACAATGCTGGCGCTGATATCCCTTGGATCTTTGAAAGAGAAGGTGAAGAGGGCTTTCGTAGACGTGAAACTCACGCGTTGTCAGCCATCGTACAATCGGACACAGGTGATTGTGTGTTCGCTACCGGTGGCGGTATCGTGATGCGAGAAGAAAACAGAGACATTCTTCGAGACAACGCATTAGTCGTTTATTTATATGCATCGGTTGCTCAGCAACTGTATCGCACATCCAAAAGCAACCATCGCCCTCTTTTACAAACGGGCGATCCCAAAGCGATTTTGAAAAAGCTATTTGAAGTACGTGACCCTCTTTACAGAGAAGTGGCGACTTTAATCATAGAAACCGATGCTCGCCATCCTAGGTCTGTCGCCAATAGGGTGTTAGATGCGATTCGGCGTCATCTTAAAATGGAGACTACTGTATCCTAA
- a CDS encoding type II and III secretion system protein: protein MIKSLVHWFFVLAFFVPRSVWAMDVYFESRSLQEILPWLASQMNESVVISPEINDVLTLSIKDASWKDVMEAVAKQPHLRLEWQGRVAILMPADVPSAKDSEKDSAFCQRFYWMLKHTKAETVGAHLQTLYPSLSLIVDNRTNSIVAYSCEPFEGIQETLAWLDTPLRQIEISAQIAQVSRTAQSQFGVNWHTKLSDGIRSSVGGAVDLGALTPTASLNFSNLSGSGLLAFTLDMMESEGMANVVSKPKIVTSEGQPARIESGTEVPYQTVSDDKVSIEFRQAALMLEVTPFVKDGEHILLSLNIHQDSVGDLVNGIPSLNTNRLKTQVVVKNQETLVLGGIFREERFETESRVPFFSDIPLLGELFKRRSEQQEKVELLVFITPKLLQMSDN, encoded by the coding sequence ATGATTAAATCTCTGGTTCACTGGTTTTTTGTATTGGCTTTTTTTGTGCCTCGTTCTGTATGGGCGATGGACGTGTATTTTGAATCGCGTTCTTTGCAAGAAATATTGCCATGGTTGGCGTCTCAAATGAACGAAAGTGTCGTAATTAGCCCAGAAATAAACGACGTATTAACACTATCGATAAAAGACGCAAGTTGGAAAGATGTGATGGAGGCGGTAGCAAAACAACCACATCTTCGACTTGAATGGCAAGGGCGTGTTGCAATCCTAATGCCTGCTGATGTCCCTTCAGCGAAAGACTCAGAGAAGGATTCTGCTTTTTGTCAGCGATTCTACTGGATGTTAAAACACACTAAAGCAGAAACCGTTGGCGCACACTTGCAGACTTTATACCCTTCACTGTCCCTAATTGTCGATAATCGTACCAACTCCATTGTTGCTTATTCTTGTGAGCCATTCGAAGGAATTCAAGAAACCTTAGCTTGGTTAGATACGCCACTTAGGCAAATTGAAATCAGCGCTCAGATAGCGCAAGTTAGCCGTACAGCACAATCACAATTTGGCGTTAACTGGCACACCAAACTGTCAGACGGAATTCGTTCATCCGTTGGGGGTGCTGTTGATTTAGGTGCGTTAACGCCGACCGCTAGCTTGAATTTTTCTAATTTGAGTGGTTCTGGTTTGTTGGCATTTACTTTGGATATGATGGAAAGTGAAGGCATGGCCAATGTTGTCTCTAAGCCAAAAATAGTGACTTCTGAAGGACAGCCTGCTCGAATTGAATCGGGTACGGAAGTGCCTTATCAAACAGTAAGCGATGACAAAGTCAGTATTGAGTTTCGTCAAGCCGCTCTGATGTTGGAGGTAACGCCATTTGTTAAAGACGGCGAGCATATTTTGTTGTCGCTTAACATTCATCAAGACTCGGTTGGAGACTTAGTGAATGGTATTCCTAGTCTAAATACGAATCGCTTAAAAACGCAGGTTGTGGTGAAAAATCAAGAAACGCTTGTTTTAGGTGGGATTTTTCGGGAAGAACGCTTTGAAACTGAGAGTCGAGTCCCTTTCTTTAGTGACATTCCGTTGTTGGGTGAGTTGTTTAAAAGACGTTCCGAACAGCAAGAAAAGGTTGAATTACTTGTATTTATTACGCCAAAGCTGCTACAAATGTCAGATAACTAG
- a CDS encoding penicillin-binding protein 1A — MAKTFKILFFLGLFGALCAIGITYAVYYTVKDRIPTVAELKDIELRIPLRIYTADNQLIGEFGEQRRTPINYSEIPQGLEQAILAAEDTNFYHHPGVDILGLGRAVMQLITTGQKQGGGSTITMQVARNYFLSFEQTYIRKFTEIFIALKMERELSKHEILELYVNKIYLGNRAYGFEAAAQVYYGKNLNELDLAQLAMIAGLPKAPSRFNPVVNPSRALIRRNWILQRMLSLGMIDKYAYQTAVEAPITAKNHGIMPDIEAGYIAEMVRSELYSTFGDDLYSTGMTVYTTINAGRQKAANAAVFDGVLNYDMRHGYRGSIETRIDLIDAPLEEQEKALQDIDGLKDWQTALVISTQETTADVRLANGKRATLSWDAVKWARPYLSEDSQGPSPKTVADVLVPGDIVRLRPDNNLEWLLAQKPEVQTALISLNSKDGAIQALVGGFNFYENKFNRITQSKRQPGSNFKPFIYASALDRGYTAASIINDAPVVFNDTNLASAWRPTNDGGKFYGPTRLRQALYRSQNIVSVRLLDELGVRPTLDFLRRFGFDPNELPHNLSLSLGSANLSPLQIATGFAVFSNGGYQVQPYLINTVIDRNNQTLFQANPITVCLTCTLLEKTTDGEPQMGLFDTPKGIRSLPVAPQVLDPEVNYIVYDMMRDVIKYGTGRRARVLQRDDIAGKTGTTNDGRDAWFSGFNGNLVTSVWSGFDNSSPLGRGEWGGSVSLPPWIDYMRDALKDTTPDFVPKPSSLVTVRIDPKTGERALPGQSNAIFEIFRKDHVPPQRDLNLPSLNNNSGNESQEEKQENNALENLF, encoded by the coding sequence ATGGCTAAGACATTCAAGATACTCTTTTTCCTCGGGCTTTTTGGAGCCTTATGCGCAATTGGAATCACGTATGCAGTTTATTACACGGTCAAAGATCGCATTCCTACTGTTGCCGAACTAAAAGACATTGAGTTACGCATTCCATTACGCATCTACACTGCGGATAACCAACTCATTGGTGAGTTTGGTGAACAACGCCGTACCCCTATTAATTACTCTGAAATTCCTCAAGGTCTAGAACAAGCTATTTTAGCGGCAGAAGACACCAATTTTTATCATCATCCAGGTGTCGATATTCTCGGTTTAGGACGAGCTGTGATGCAATTGATCACCACCGGACAAAAACAAGGTGGTGGTAGTACGATCACCATGCAGGTTGCCAGAAACTATTTTTTGTCATTCGAACAAACGTACATTCGGAAGTTTACTGAAATTTTTATTGCCCTAAAGATGGAGCGCGAACTCAGTAAACACGAAATTCTTGAGCTTTATGTCAACAAAATCTACCTGGGGAATCGCGCGTATGGATTCGAAGCCGCGGCACAAGTTTATTACGGCAAAAACCTAAACGAGCTAGACCTTGCTCAGCTGGCTATGATCGCCGGCCTACCAAAAGCACCATCTCGCTTTAATCCTGTAGTGAACCCTTCTCGTGCGCTGATCCGTCGGAACTGGATTCTGCAACGTATGCTGTCACTCGGTATGATCGATAAATACGCTTATCAAACAGCAGTTGAAGCCCCCATTACCGCGAAAAACCACGGTATCATGCCAGACATAGAAGCTGGCTACATCGCTGAAATGGTCCGCTCAGAACTTTATAGCACCTTTGGAGATGACCTTTATAGTACAGGCATGACCGTCTACACGACAATCAACGCAGGCAGACAAAAAGCCGCCAACGCCGCCGTGTTCGATGGTGTATTAAATTACGACATGCGTCACGGTTACCGGGGATCTATTGAAACGCGCATCGACCTGATTGACGCACCGCTAGAAGAACAAGAAAAAGCCTTACAAGACATTGATGGATTAAAAGATTGGCAAACGGCGCTTGTCATCTCAACTCAAGAGACCACGGCTGATGTGCGTTTGGCAAACGGCAAACGTGCCACCTTGTCCTGGGATGCAGTAAAATGGGCAAGGCCCTACCTCAGTGAAGATTCACAGGGACCATCGCCCAAGACTGTCGCAGATGTCCTTGTCCCTGGAGACATTGTTCGCTTACGTCCAGACAATAATCTTGAATGGTTGCTAGCACAAAAACCAGAAGTACAAACGGCGTTAATCTCCCTAAACAGCAAAGATGGTGCGATTCAGGCGCTAGTAGGTGGTTTTAATTTTTATGAAAATAAATTTAACCGAATCACTCAATCTAAGCGCCAACCGGGGTCGAATTTTAAACCCTTTATTTACGCTAGTGCATTGGATAGAGGCTATACCGCAGCCAGTATTATCAATGACGCACCTGTGGTTTTTAATGATACAAACCTCGCTTCGGCATGGCGTCCAACCAATGACGGCGGTAAGTTTTACGGGCCTACACGATTGCGCCAAGCGCTTTATCGCTCACAAAACATTGTGTCTGTTCGCTTATTGGACGAGCTAGGAGTTCGCCCAACACTCGATTTCTTACGCCGCTTTGGGTTTGATCCGAATGAACTTCCGCACAACTTATCTTTGTCTTTAGGCAGTGCGAACTTATCCCCTTTGCAAATAGCAACGGGCTTCGCCGTGTTCTCTAATGGCGGATATCAAGTACAGCCGTACCTAATAAATACCGTTATAGACAGAAACAATCAGACCTTATTCCAGGCCAACCCGATCACGGTGTGCTTAACCTGCACCCTGCTTGAAAAAACCACTGATGGCGAACCTCAAATGGGCCTATTTGATACACCAAAGGGCATCCGTAGTTTGCCTGTCGCTCCACAAGTACTGGACCCAGAAGTAAACTATATCGTCTATGACATGATGCGTGACGTTATTAAATACGGCACTGGGCGACGCGCTAGAGTACTTCAGCGCGATGACATTGCAGGAAAAACTGGGACGACCAATGATGGCCGCGACGCTTGGTTTTCTGGTTTTAATGGCAACCTAGTAACCTCAGTTTGGAGTGGCTTTGATAATTCATCCCCTCTGGGTCGTGGCGAATGGGGTGGTTCAGTCTCTCTACCACCATGGATTGACTACATGCGCGATGCGCTGAAAGACACAACGCCTGATTTTGTGCCAAAACCGTCTTCTTTGGTAACCGTACGAATCGACCCCAAAACAGGAGAACGTGCGTTACCGGGGCAATCAAATGCTATTTTTGAGATATTCAGAAAGGATCACGTACCGCCACAACGTGACCTTAATTTGCCATCATTAAACAATAATAGCGGTAATGAGTCTCAAGAAGAAAAACAAGAAAACAACGCACTCGAAAACCTCTTTTGA
- a CDS encoding TIGR00730 family Rossman fold protein: MKVAIYCGSSEGNSPDYVKGVEALGVYLAKQGIDVVYGGGNVGLMGVIANATLQAGGRVIGVIPAHLKSKEIAHPGLTELHEVANMHERKAKMAELADAFVALPGGVGTLEEMFEIWTWGQLGLHDKPCAFYNINGFYDPLFAMVDSMHQAGFVKQSYIDMIIKAEAPETLVSAFKTYKAPSPKWC; this comes from the coding sequence ATGAAAGTCGCAATATATTGTGGTTCCTCAGAGGGCAATTCACCTGATTACGTGAAGGGCGTGGAAGCCTTGGGCGTATACCTTGCTAAGCAAGGCATTGATGTTGTCTATGGAGGTGGTAACGTCGGTTTAATGGGCGTTATTGCTAATGCGACATTACAAGCTGGTGGAAGAGTGATTGGCGTCATTCCTGCTCATCTTAAGTCAAAAGAAATTGCCCACCCAGGTTTAACTGAGCTTCATGAGGTTGCTAATATGCATGAGCGCAAGGCCAAGATGGCGGAATTAGCGGATGCTTTTGTGGCACTGCCTGGCGGCGTAGGAACGTTGGAAGAAATGTTTGAAATATGGACATGGGGTCAGTTAGGTTTACATGATAAACCTTGTGCTTTTTATAATATAAATGGTTTTTACGATCCGCTGTTCGCTATGGTAGATAGCATGCATCAAGCAGGATTTGTGAAGCAGTCTTATATAGATATGATCATTAAAGCGGAGGCCCCCGAGACATTAGTATCAGCATTTAAGACGTATAAAGCCCCGTCGCCTAAATGGTGTTAG
- a CDS encoding malic enzyme-like NAD(P)-binding protein, whose translation MAEDIKQAALDYHEYPVPGKMSSTITKPTATARDLALAYSPGVAEPCREIAKDPEAAYRYTGKGNLVAVISDGSAILGLGNLGPLASKPVMEGKGLLFKRFAGINSVDVEVESESPQAFIDTVARIANTYGGINLEDIKAPECFEIERQLIERCSIPVFHDDQHGTAIVTAAGLLNALELQGKDIADAKIVCLGAGAAATACMKLIIACGAQRDNIFVLDRKGVIHSGRDDLNQFKAMFAIDTDKRTLDDAIDGADVFIGVSGPDLFSADQLAKMAPNPIVFACSNPDPEINPELARATRDDLIMATGRSDYPNQVNNVLGFPFIFRGALDVRATKINEEMKVAAVHALKDLAKEEAPADVVEAYGGLALSFGKEYILPKPMDARLLNVVSAAVAKAAVDSGVAMLPYPDFYPLESLDHFGA comes from the coding sequence ATGGCAGAAGATATTAAGCAAGCTGCACTGGACTACCATGAGTATCCAGTACCTGGAAAAATGAGCTCTACTATTACTAAGCCAACGGCAACGGCACGTGACCTTGCTTTAGCTTACAGCCCAGGTGTGGCAGAACCTTGTCGTGAAATTGCAAAAGACCCAGAAGCCGCTTACCGTTACACAGGTAAAGGCAATCTAGTGGCTGTTATTTCTGATGGTTCGGCGATTCTTGGACTAGGTAACCTAGGTCCATTGGCTAGCAAACCCGTAATGGAAGGTAAAGGGTTGTTGTTTAAACGCTTTGCTGGCATTAATTCTGTTGATGTGGAAGTTGAATCTGAAAGCCCGCAAGCGTTTATCGATACCGTTGCTCGTATCGCAAACACCTACGGCGGTATCAACTTAGAAGACATTAAAGCGCCAGAGTGTTTTGAGATTGAACGTCAGTTGATCGAGCGTTGTTCTATCCCTGTTTTCCATGATGACCAACACGGTACAGCTATCGTAACGGCGGCTGGTCTATTGAATGCGCTGGAACTTCAAGGTAAAGACATTGCCGACGCGAAAATTGTTTGCCTAGGTGCAGGTGCAGCGGCAACGGCTTGTATGAAGCTGATTATTGCTTGTGGCGCACAGCGTGACAACATTTTCGTTCTTGACCGTAAGGGTGTTATTCATTCTGGTCGTGACGATTTGAATCAGTTTAAAGCGATGTTTGCGATTGATACTGATAAACGTACTTTGGACGATGCGATTGATGGTGCTGATGTTTTTATTGGTGTATCAGGTCCTGATCTTTTCTCTGCTGATCAGTTGGCTAAAATGGCGCCAAATCCAATCGTGTTTGCTTGTTCAAACCCTGATCCAGAAATCAATCCTGAATTGGCTCGTGCGACACGTGATGACTTGATCATGGCAACAGGCCGTTCTGATTACCCTAATCAAGTAAACAACGTACTTGGCTTTCCTTTCATCTTCCGTGGTGCTTTAGACGTTCGCGCGACTAAGATCAACGAAGAGATGAAAGTGGCAGCGGTTCATGCATTGAAAGATCTTGCGAAAGAAGAAGCGCCAGCTGATGTGGTTGAAGCGTACGGCGGTTTAGCATTGAGTTTCGGCAAAGAGTACATCTTGCCAAAACCAATGGACGCGCGTTTGCTAAACGTGGTTTCGGCGGCGGTTGCTAAAGCAGCGGTTGATTCTGGCGTTGCTATGCTTCCATACCCAGATTTTTACCCGCTTGAGAGTCTTGATCACTTCGGTGCTTAA
- a CDS encoding thermonuclease family protein, whose protein sequence is MTVIALKKRQVFLALFLFLSLAVQANEPCEATGELEKARIKRVVDGDTIHLSDGRKVRLVGIDTPELDHKKGQHEAYAVDATDFLRSRLDRFVYIQKAKDERDRYGRYLYYLFDKDRISLTSQLLSEGLGYRIAVPPNLAYQACFEAAENSARNAHKGLWQQTLQWQPKAGFAFSRVTITSITQNRGGWWLETNRDLVINLPPNVTDYWPAQKVFYLEGKEIEVRGWQHQRKSRHSEFKSWVLSVRHPNDLLEIKASTNR, encoded by the coding sequence ATGACAGTGATTGCATTAAAAAAGCGCCAAGTTTTCTTGGCGCTTTTTTTGTTTTTGTCCCTTGCTGTTCAGGCAAATGAACCGTGTGAAGCAACAGGCGAACTCGAAAAAGCGCGAATCAAGAGAGTAGTGGATGGCGACACCATACACCTTAGCGATGGTCGAAAAGTTCGATTAGTTGGCATTGACACGCCAGAGCTCGACCATAAAAAGGGTCAGCATGAGGCTTATGCCGTGGACGCGACAGACTTTTTACGCTCCCGTCTTGATCGCTTTGTGTACATTCAAAAAGCAAAAGATGAGCGTGATAGATACGGTCGCTATTTGTACTACCTTTTCGATAAAGATCGTATTTCATTAACGAGTCAGTTACTATCCGAAGGACTTGGTTATCGTATTGCTGTCCCTCCAAATCTGGCATATCAAGCATGTTTTGAGGCAGCTGAGAACTCAGCTCGCAATGCGCATAAGGGATTATGGCAGCAAACTTTGCAATGGCAGCCAAAAGCTGGATTTGCATTTTCTCGTGTCACCATCACTTCAATTACTCAGAACCGAGGCGGTTGGTGGCTAGAAACCAATCGTGATCTAGTGATCAATTTGCCACCCAACGTAACCGATTATTGGCCTGCCCAAAAAGTGTTTTATCTTGAAGGTAAGGAAATAGAAGTGCGAGGTTGGCAGCATCAAAGAAAAAGTCGACATTCAGAGTTTAAGTCTTGGGTTCTGTCGGTAAGACATCCCAATGATTTGCTTGAAATTAAAGCGTCTACCAATCGTTGA
- the rpmE gene encoding 50S ribosomal protein L31, giving the protein MKNDIHPTYSALVATCTCGNTLNLNSTAGKDMHLDVCSNCHPFYTGQQKMLDSGGRVDRFNKRFGARRTAK; this is encoded by the coding sequence ATGAAAAATGATATCCACCCAACTTACTCTGCGCTTGTTGCTACTTGTACTTGTGGTAACACTCTGAATCTTAATTCAACTGCTGGTAAAGACATGCACCTTGATGTATGCAGCAACTGCCACCCATTCTACACAGGCCAACAAAAAATGTTGGATTCTGGTGGTCGTGTTGATCGCTTTAACAAGCGTTTCGGAGCACGTCGTACCGCCAAGTAA